The following are from one region of the Alicyclobacillus fastidiosus genome:
- a CDS encoding RNA polymerase sigma factor: protein MTTVHHLDSFNPLSSGESYDSNERGYPVTTTARTMKDVENLYLQYASDLYRFALLSLRNSMEAEDTVQEVFLRVIRNGEQFRGDSQIKTWMWQIARNYIADTVRKSVKDQKAIWDVSKSYSHSLLDTLVEVEDLLSVLPEWQRKVFALRMIKDFSVADTAKLLECSEGKVRTDTHRAIQRLKKFARDGTMS from the coding sequence ATGACAACGGTTCACCATCTTGATTCATTTAATCCATTGTCCTCTGGTGAGTCTTATGATAGCAACGAAAGGGGTTATCCTGTGACAACGACAGCTAGAACCATGAAGGATGTAGAAAATCTATATCTTCAGTACGCATCGGATCTATATCGCTTCGCCTTGTTGTCCTTACGTAACTCCATGGAGGCAGAAGACACTGTACAGGAGGTATTTTTGCGCGTAATCCGAAATGGGGAGCAATTTAGAGGGGACTCACAGATAAAGACATGGATGTGGCAAATTGCACGAAATTACATTGCAGATACAGTACGAAAAAGCGTCAAGGATCAAAAGGCTATTTGGGATGTTTCCAAAAGTTACTCCCACTCTTTACTTGATACGTTAGTGGAAGTTGAAGATCTCCTAAGTGTCCTGCCGGAGTGGCAAAGGAAGGTATTTGCTCTACGAATGATTAAGGATTTTTCCGTAGCGGATACCGCAAAACTCCTTGAGTGCTCAGAAGGAAAAGTTCGAACAGATACTCATCGTGCTATCCAGCGTCTAAAGAAATTCGCGAGGGATGGAACTATGTCCTAA
- a CDS encoding alpha/beta hydrolase gives MIRERFVEVDGIQTRYLHAGNRVSPSLLLLHGSGPGVSAQANWSKIIPLLEEHYEIYAPDLLGFGQTQAPSANYGRFTMDSLSNHVQRFIEKLEIGNVFVIGNSMGGALALRLALCIPEQIRSMVLMGAVGVRFPITEGLRAVWGYRPHNRTDMERIMDFFSYDKSLLTSELVDLRYQASLEPRTRESYEQMFPQHLLQDILDNMATSEEDLRRITTPTLLVHGREDQVIPVEASVQLSQIIPQAEMHIFSQCGHWTQIEKTRPFTTLSMDFFSRNS, from the coding sequence ATGATTCGAGAGAGATTTGTGGAAGTCGATGGGATTCAAACTCGCTATCTCCACGCTGGTAATCGTGTATCTCCGTCGCTTTTATTGTTACACGGCTCCGGACCAGGTGTGTCAGCACAAGCCAACTGGTCCAAGATCATTCCGCTACTCGAAGAACATTATGAGATTTATGCACCTGATTTATTGGGGTTCGGGCAAACACAAGCACCTTCAGCGAATTACGGACGGTTTACAATGGATTCATTATCGAATCACGTTCAACGATTTATTGAGAAGCTTGAAATAGGGAATGTATTCGTGATCGGAAACTCAATGGGTGGTGCTTTAGCCCTTCGACTCGCTTTATGTATTCCAGAACAAATCCGTTCTATGGTGTTAATGGGGGCTGTAGGAGTACGCTTTCCTATCACGGAAGGGTTGCGCGCGGTATGGGGGTATAGGCCGCATAACCGAACCGATATGGAGCGGATCATGGACTTCTTCTCTTACGATAAATCTCTGCTCACTTCGGAATTAGTGGACTTGCGCTATCAGGCGAGTCTTGAACCACGTACACGAGAATCATACGAACAAATGTTTCCTCAGCATTTACTTCAAGATATACTTGACAACATGGCAACCTCGGAAGAGGACTTACGCCGAATTACCACCCCGACACTGCTTGTACACGGTCGAGAGGATCAAGTAATCCCAGTAGAAGCTTCAGTACAATTATCACAGATTATTCCGCAAGCAGAAATGCATATCTTTAGTCAATGTGGTCATTGGACACAAATCGAAAAGACGCGACCCTTTACAACATTGAGCATGGACTTTTTTTCGCGAAACTCATAA
- a CDS encoding toluene hydroxylase — translation MGTSQRYRALTRDLMWDPKTVNTKKIYPLVEAEGIRLKDPSKWEDPFRMTFNQYVKIQSEKDQLHHAVRTAFEANYGHTRVIDGRWFEGVKAFAVAVQPAEYAAHRLMAYIGRNIPIEAIRFATFNQAIDELRHAQIEIKHYADMSKYYDGLHAYAQTNENLWFNTVPKSFFDDALTAGPFESLIAISFSFEYVFTNILFLPFASSAAAVGDEHFVSVGKSVQSDESRHMALGMSALRMLLEEDDRNVPLIQSWIDKWYWRAYRIFSVISTLVDYYPRVRPISWKKAFEIYVEEQVINGLFKDLARYGIRPPRNFEDSVKEKEHYSHATMRILEHYKHANYFRGFRLQPDDYEWLSNEYPSTFDRYYAPFFRRMDDHVMAVASPGLPAVCAVCQIPVEFPDPDHPERPWTQYAEHNGKTHMFCSPGCKQIFVEEPHKYVQWWWPAESYLNGEFGNSLEDMFKYFGFAPEEANEYYSSRDYHRWLKYRQQLGLDKQYGSIVTD, via the coding sequence ATGGGTACTTCTCAACGGTATCGCGCATTGACGCGTGACCTCATGTGGGATCCGAAAACAGTGAATACAAAGAAAATATATCCTTTAGTAGAGGCTGAAGGTATTCGGTTGAAAGATCCGTCAAAGTGGGAAGATCCATTTAGAATGACCTTTAATCAGTATGTCAAAATTCAGTCTGAGAAGGACCAGTTACATCATGCGGTTCGTACTGCGTTCGAGGCTAATTACGGCCATACACGAGTCATTGATGGTCGCTGGTTTGAAGGTGTGAAAGCGTTTGCTGTGGCTGTCCAACCGGCTGAGTACGCTGCGCATAGGTTGATGGCTTATATTGGACGTAATATTCCCATAGAAGCCATCCGATTTGCAACGTTTAACCAGGCCATCGATGAACTTCGGCACGCTCAGATTGAAATCAAGCATTACGCGGATATGAGCAAGTATTACGATGGATTACATGCGTATGCGCAAACAAATGAAAATCTATGGTTTAATACTGTACCTAAATCATTTTTCGATGACGCACTCACAGCTGGTCCTTTTGAGTCTCTGATAGCAATTTCATTTTCATTTGAATATGTTTTTACAAATATTTTGTTTTTGCCATTTGCATCTTCCGCCGCAGCAGTGGGGGATGAACACTTCGTATCTGTTGGGAAGAGTGTTCAGTCAGACGAATCCAGACACATGGCACTTGGTATGTCAGCACTTCGGATGTTGCTAGAAGAAGATGACCGGAATGTCCCCTTAATCCAGAGCTGGATCGACAAATGGTATTGGCGAGCTTATCGTATCTTTTCCGTAATTTCTACGCTGGTAGACTATTACCCACGGGTGAGACCTATTTCGTGGAAGAAAGCGTTTGAAATTTACGTTGAAGAGCAAGTCATCAATGGGCTCTTTAAAGACCTGGCTCGGTATGGCATTCGCCCCCCTCGAAATTTTGAAGACTCGGTTAAGGAAAAGGAACATTATTCGCACGCCACAATGCGTATATTAGAACATTACAAGCATGCAAATTACTTCAGAGGGTTTCGTTTGCAGCCCGATGACTACGAATGGCTATCGAATGAATATCCCAGTACTTTCGATAGATATTACGCACCGTTCTTTAGAAGGATGGATGACCATGTGATGGCGGTTGCATCACCGGGTCTACCAGCTGTATGTGCGGTGTGCCAAATCCCGGTTGAGTTCCCAGACCCAGATCACCCAGAACGCCCCTGGACTCAGTACGCCGAGCATAATGGGAAAACGCACATGTTTTGCTCACCTGGATGTAAGCAAATATTTGTGGAAGAACCACATAAATACGTGCAATGGTGGTGGCCCGCTGAATCATATCTAAACGGCGAATTTGGTAATAGTTTAGAAGATATGTTTAAGTATTTTGGCTTCGCACCAGAGGAAGCAAACGAATATTATTCGTCTCGGGATTACCATCGCTGGCTGAAGTATCGTCAACAGTTAGGTCTTGATAAGCAGTATGGTAGTATCGTAACCGATTGA
- a CDS encoding catechol 2,3-dioxygenase has protein sequence MGVMRLGVVETRVMDLEESLRYYTQVVGLQLTGREGNRAYLKAWDEEDHHSVVLVESDRPGLEHMAFKVRFQDDLDKFEKSIEQYGIKVNRVSKGARMAEGQAIEFKLPTGHIMQLYNEIEKVGNGLKLNPDPWPDNLKGMAPPNLDHLLLTGDDIQSVTDFMTRVLDFHISEQVVSVDGEQLIGTFLFRTNSPHDIAFIKGPDSKLHHFAFHLDNWNEVLRAADLLTKNDIALDIGPTRHGLTRGTTVYFFDPSGNRNEVFSGGYVPCADFTPITWTEDQLGKAIFYLERQLNERFVTALT, from the coding sequence ATGGGTGTTATGCGTCTTGGTGTTGTCGAAACACGTGTAATGGACTTAGAGGAATCACTAAGGTATTACACACAAGTTGTGGGTCTTCAACTAACGGGCCGAGAAGGGAACAGAGCCTACCTTAAGGCATGGGATGAGGAAGACCACCACAGTGTCGTTTTAGTTGAATCGGATCGTCCTGGATTAGAGCATATGGCGTTTAAAGTACGGTTTCAAGACGACTTGGATAAGTTTGAAAAGTCCATTGAACAATATGGAATTAAAGTCAATCGGGTATCGAAGGGGGCTCGAATGGCTGAGGGTCAAGCGATTGAGTTCAAGCTTCCTACAGGGCATATTATGCAACTTTACAATGAAATCGAGAAGGTTGGAAATGGATTAAAGCTCAATCCGGATCCATGGCCTGACAATTTAAAGGGAATGGCGCCACCGAATTTGGATCACCTTTTATTAACCGGAGATGATATCCAGTCTGTGACGGATTTCATGACCAGGGTACTCGATTTTCACATTAGCGAGCAGGTTGTCTCTGTGGACGGGGAACAGTTGATTGGAACGTTCTTGTTTCGAACGAATTCCCCACACGATATTGCATTTATCAAAGGACCAGACAGTAAACTGCATCATTTTGCATTTCATCTGGACAATTGGAATGAGGTCCTGCGTGCAGCCGACCTTTTAACAAAAAACGATATCGCATTGGATATTGGACCTACACGCCATGGACTTACACGGGGTACGACGGTGTACTTTTTCGACCCGTCTGGGAATCGTAATGAGGTCTTTTCAGGTGGATATGTGCCCTGTGCTGACTTTACTCCGATTACATGGACAGAGGACCAGTTAGGAAAGGCAATCTTCTATCTTGAGCGACAACTCAACGAGAGATTTGTTACCGCGCTTACTTGA
- a CDS encoding MmoB/DmpM family protein, whose product MSAYVGMDLDKNSDDVVEAIVNALKAQGDAVVADDMGVFVKVKVPGRLILRREDVEKTLGREWSMDELHVCMASYFGYIKEWDEEHIEISWG is encoded by the coding sequence ATGAGCGCATATGTAGGAATGGATTTGGATAAGAATTCGGACGACGTGGTGGAAGCCATTGTAAACGCATTAAAGGCCCAAGGTGACGCCGTTGTGGCAGACGATATGGGTGTCTTTGTTAAGGTAAAGGTTCCAGGTCGGCTGATTTTACGGCGTGAAGACGTAGAGAAAACTCTGGGACGTGAATGGTCGATGGATGAGTTGCATGTATGTATGGCGTCCTACTTTGGCTATATCAAAGAATGGGATGAGGAACATATTGAGATCAGTTGGGGTTGA
- a CDS encoding toluene hydroxylase yields MVDSKRSLTPIRRQPWDWQTRNEYEEVTVREQPYLHGHYRNKYYKSDHDIYDPRYTALRSSNWDAFRDPKKYWYTPYVHSRKKLADSVTEVFDRARRLGIYYTIREPWKSFSAQLYIPLRHYEYAGALQLQHVIRYAMGCPIEQCATYTAFDKQGRSQWLTEWGITFPGNETDTALQPSKQMWMEHESFRKLREYMEKLLVIEDWAEVIVASHLTIEPLLGRLVYGNLNSTALQYGDVIIPQLSLVCQDELMWEEQWTQKFIEFIVNDPVTNRWEYLQSLGYADWPGDYRWGNTLSDPRQTPEDPRSNREIVSEWMNQWLATAIAAIQPLQMLFDEHGIQYEVQDSIDSVIEETLIPFIKKMNLENVQV; encoded by the coding sequence ATGGTGGATTCGAAACGCTCCCTAACGCCAATACGACGTCAACCTTGGGACTGGCAAACCAGGAACGAATACGAGGAAGTAACGGTACGAGAACAGCCGTATCTTCACGGTCACTATCGAAACAAGTACTACAAATCAGATCATGACATATACGATCCACGTTATACAGCTTTGCGTTCGAGCAACTGGGACGCATTTCGCGACCCGAAAAAGTATTGGTACACACCTTATGTGCATAGCCGCAAAAAGTTGGCAGACTCTGTAACAGAAGTGTTCGATCGCGCTCGACGTTTGGGTATCTATTACACAATTAGAGAACCGTGGAAGTCTTTTAGTGCGCAACTTTACATCCCCTTACGTCACTATGAATATGCCGGCGCGTTGCAGTTACAGCACGTGATTCGGTATGCCATGGGTTGTCCCATCGAGCAATGTGCAACTTATACGGCTTTTGACAAGCAAGGAAGGTCTCAGTGGCTTACCGAATGGGGTATTACATTTCCAGGAAATGAAACGGATACCGCTTTACAGCCAAGTAAGCAAATGTGGATGGAACATGAATCTTTCAGAAAATTAAGAGAATACATGGAGAAACTGTTGGTCATTGAGGATTGGGCGGAGGTTATCGTAGCATCGCATTTGACAATAGAACCTTTGCTGGGACGTTTAGTGTATGGGAATCTCAATTCCACCGCTCTTCAATATGGGGATGTGATTATTCCTCAATTATCTTTAGTTTGTCAAGACGAACTCATGTGGGAAGAACAATGGACACAGAAATTTATAGAGTTCATCGTCAATGATCCGGTAACAAATCGCTGGGAATACCTACAGTCCTTGGGTTACGCCGATTGGCCTGGGGATTATCGATGGGGAAATACTCTGTCTGATCCTCGCCAAACACCGGAAGATCCACGCAGTAATCGAGAAATTGTGTCAGAGTGGATGAATCAATGGCTTGCGACCGCAATTGCAGCCATTCAACCTTTACAAATGCTGTTTGACGAGCACGGGATACAATATGAGGTCCAAGATTCTATCGATTCGGTTATAGAAGAGACTCTGATACCTTTCATAAAGAAAATGAATCTCGAGAATGTTCAAGTATGA
- a CDS encoding XylR N-terminal domain-containing protein, whose translation MKPKNMTLHQLIDSDPRTGEISINRGRMIVWSVHSIGLLRRDLVSTLGWDRAKGFLMRYGWNAGVHDAKIVQELFVGYSVEELLLAGPAIHTAEGIVTVVPTLLEVDVESDYLLFEGGWENSYEAQEHVRHFGTNTHAVCWTLAGYASGYLSTIMGQPVVTVEPTCRGRGDATCTYHATTVVHANEADLTDFHYYEAVNLSEELDRAHALLEERNRGLSRAHELQSRINRILGKNHSIQEVVRNIGEVLNRSIVLQNGAGRMLAAYWLTPAHEHVWCEVKHLYEKTERMDLISSYPESVENVYCSRRPVVASDIECGMATVLGDRQISSEDELLLERAQEILAIELFHRQLLVRASHQNFEDLFRTLIDDEGQTPGLIEDRCDRLGSALDRLPLIMLVRIHDRSQVQSVIDRLIDLRTEYPPFVYKGDVALVVCQDMRNRHAASTRDFLEYVHTHLTESIKGMRPIIATGQCVKDWSDLSKSYRQAHDIAGFLRVVSADDNSMAPIGSFEQYELALMFIHNTHHSDLLALYHRLIDPLVRENSEHQTQLIVTAFEFLQCNGSYSKAAERLHMSVAGLRYRLDKITELCLIDWSNMNDRVNLWVALTIHFSLHNGF comes from the coding sequence GTGAAACCAAAGAACATGACGCTTCATCAACTTATCGATTCCGATCCACGCACTGGAGAAATAAGTATCAACAGGGGACGCATGATTGTTTGGTCCGTACATTCTATCGGTCTGTTGCGTCGCGATTTGGTGAGCACTTTGGGGTGGGATCGAGCTAAGGGCTTTTTGATGCGTTACGGATGGAATGCTGGGGTACACGACGCTAAAATTGTGCAGGAATTGTTTGTTGGGTATTCAGTTGAAGAACTGCTTCTGGCAGGTCCTGCCATTCACACGGCAGAAGGTATTGTTACGGTTGTACCGACCCTGCTCGAGGTTGACGTTGAAAGTGATTACCTGTTGTTTGAAGGTGGTTGGGAAAACTCGTATGAAGCACAGGAGCATGTTCGGCATTTTGGTACAAACACGCATGCTGTGTGCTGGACATTGGCGGGATATGCGAGTGGATATTTATCAACCATCATGGGTCAGCCAGTTGTTACGGTAGAGCCGACGTGTCGCGGGCGTGGAGATGCGACGTGTACCTACCATGCCACAACTGTTGTTCATGCAAATGAAGCGGATCTAACGGATTTTCACTATTACGAGGCAGTGAATTTATCTGAGGAATTGGATAGGGCGCATGCTTTGTTGGAAGAGAGAAATAGAGGCCTTTCAAGAGCACATGAACTCCAAAGTAGAATAAATAGAATACTCGGTAAAAACCATAGCATACAAGAGGTTGTACGAAATATTGGTGAAGTGTTAAATCGGTCGATTGTATTGCAAAATGGTGCAGGACGTATGCTGGCTGCTTATTGGCTAACCCCAGCGCACGAGCATGTTTGGTGTGAGGTTAAGCATCTATATGAAAAGACGGAGCGTATGGACTTAATCTCCAGTTACCCAGAAAGTGTGGAGAATGTGTATTGTAGTCGTCGACCTGTCGTAGCCTCTGATATTGAGTGCGGAATGGCAACTGTCCTGGGTGACCGTCAAATCTCTTCAGAGGATGAACTACTCTTAGAGCGTGCCCAAGAAATTCTTGCCATTGAATTGTTTCATCGACAGTTGTTAGTCCGTGCTAGTCATCAGAACTTCGAAGATCTCTTTCGCACTTTGATTGACGATGAGGGGCAGACACCCGGATTGATTGAAGATCGGTGTGATAGGTTAGGGTCGGCGCTTGACAGGTTACCTCTTATCATGCTTGTACGTATCCATGATAGAAGTCAAGTACAGAGCGTGATCGACCGATTAATTGATTTAAGGACTGAATATCCACCGTTTGTGTATAAAGGGGACGTTGCGCTCGTTGTGTGTCAAGATATGCGAAATCGGCATGCGGCAAGTACTAGGGACTTCCTGGAGTACGTGCATACTCATTTAACCGAGAGTATTAAAGGTATGAGGCCAATCATTGCAACAGGACAATGTGTGAAGGATTGGTCGGATTTATCAAAAAGTTACCGGCAGGCGCATGACATTGCTGGATTCCTTAGAGTTGTCAGTGCAGATGACAATTCGATGGCGCCTATCGGGAGCTTTGAGCAATATGAATTGGCATTAATGTTTATTCACAACACGCATCACTCAGATCTACTTGCGCTTTATCATCGGTTGATCGATCCGCTCGTAAGAGAAAATAGTGAACATCAAACACAATTGATTGTAACCGCTTTCGAATTCCTGCAGTGTAACGGTAGTTATTCCAAAGCGGCTGAGCGTTTGCACATGTCGGTAGCGGGATTACGATATCGGCTCGACAAGATTAC